A stretch of the Lactuca sativa cultivar Salinas chromosome 9, Lsat_Salinas_v11, whole genome shotgun sequence genome encodes the following:
- the LOC111921292 gene encoding uncharacterized protein LOC111921292, with protein sequence MGEEQQHQEDEANKNSGPSSSIPLTQAQFLSWKTHKEAEASAKKAEASRKREADIAAGLVQMNGKELFKHEPWVFDNNLY encoded by the exons ATGGGAGAAGAACAACAACATCAAGAAGACGAAGCGAACAAGAACTCAGGTCCAAGTTCCTCCATCCCATTGACACAAGCTCAGTTCCTCTCATGGAAAACCCACAAG GAAGCGGAAGCATCAGCCAAGAAAGCTGAGGCATCAAGGAAACGGGAGGCAGACATTGCTGCAGGTTTGGTTCAAATGAATGGCAAAGAACTTTTCAAGCATGAACCATGGGTTTTTGATAACAATTTGTATTAA